The genomic interval GTCGGCGCGAACCCGACGACACGGCCACCGGCGTTCTGCCACGACCGCGTCAACGCGTTCATCGCCGTGGTCTTGCCCGTGCCCGCGGGGGCAAGCGCGAGCTGCAACTTCGCACCCGAGGTGGCCATCGCCCGCACCAGCGAACGTTGCCCGGCGTTGAGGTCACGGCCGTTGGCCGCGCTTTCGAGCAACGCCATCTCCACGTGCTCGTCGGCTACGGCGACACCGTCGTCGCGCTGCGCGAGGGCGACGATGCGCGCTTCGGCGTCGAGCACGGCCGCGGTGGTCATCAACTGCGACTCGTGCCGGGTGTGGACGTCGAGTCCGTCGCGTCGGCGCATCGCCTGCGGTGCGATCTCGGCGGCCGGGTCCACATCGGCGGCACCGGAGAGGTCGATCGAGGTTCCTTCCGCGCACGCGGCGTCGGTGATCGCTTCGACGAGTGCGTCGATGCGTTCGGTCGGCGGGTTGTAGGTGCGCACCTGCCGCACCGCTTCGGCGCGGATGTTGTGCCGCAGGAAGCGTGAACGGGCACGCGAGACCGTGGCCACGACGTCGTCCGCGACCGTGCCGACCCACGGCGCATCGAAGTCCGTCAACGGTGCGCCCGCGGCGCGTCCGGTGATGGAGGAGACCAGCTCGGACAGCGCCTCCTCGGAGCCGAGGATCTGCACCGCTTCGCTGCGCCACCCGCCGCGCTGCTCGGCGTGGCTGACCGGTTCGTGCTTCGCCGCGCGCGTCTCCAGCGTTGCCTGCTGCGCGAGGGAGATCGCTTCGATGGCGGACGGTTCGCGTCCGTGGTCGGCCTGGAAAGTGCGGGCCAGCTCGGCGGTGCGCGTCTTGATCGCCGCGCTGCGTGAGGACCATCGCTCGGCCAGTCGGTCGTCCATTCCGTCGATCTCGCGCACGGGGCGCTTCGACCGATCCGCCGACGGTCGCTCGGTGAACCGCACACCGATGCGCTCGCGCAGTTGCGCTTCCAGGACGGTGTTGTAGACCTCGGAGGCGGGAACGTTGTTGCGGTAGAGCGCGGCCCCGTCGAGCGCCAACCACTTCGTCGTCCCGTCGGGCAACGTCGTGGCGACCTTGTTGCTGATCGCGACGTGCGTGTGCAGGTTCGGATCCCCGGCGCGCGAGTCGCGGTGGGTGAACTGCGCGGCGATCAGGCCGTTGCCATCGACCTGCGCGACTCCCCCGGTGCCGACGCGGGTGAAGCACGCGTGCTTCTCCAGGTACTGCACGGCGGCGGCGATCGCGTTCTCGTGCGCCGCTTCGATCTGCTGCGAGACCTCCCGCGGTGCGACCGCCCAGAGTGCGGACACACTCTTCACCGGAGTGAAGGTCAGGTCGAAGCCGGCGACAGCCGTGGTCTTCTGGCGGCCGATCTTCGCCACCCACCCCGACAGTTCCCGCTCGTCGGCCGGCGGTCGCCCGAACTCCTTGGTGAACATCCTCGTGCCGACGTCGGTGCGCAGACGCGCACGCTCGGCCGTCTCGATCGGCGCGTTCCACTTCTCGCCGCGCGTGAGGTTGTGCTCGACGAACGCCTCCGCGCACGCCACCCGGTACGCCGTGGCACCGGAGTCGATCTTGAACGCTCGACCCAGCCGGGCGGCGCGCGCCGCGTCGGCCTGCGAGGCGCCCCGGGCGATGGCGATCTCGAACATCACGTCGGCGTTCGGGTGCAGGCCTTCGCCGAACAGTGCCTTCATCTGCGCCTCGGAGACCTGCTGCCCCTCGGCGACCGAGCCCAGCTCCGCCAGTCCCGCCCCGGCCCAGCGGCCGGGTGACTCGCCCTTTTCGGAGTAGTAATCGGCCAGCGATGCGGCCCCGCGCTCGGTGGAATCGGCAGCCGCGACCTGCCGGGTTAGGTACTCGTACCCGTCCCCGGCGGTCAACTTGTGCAGACCCATCACAGACGCGGACTCTACCAGCGAAAACGCAGACCTGGCCTTAGTGCATGAGGTGTGTGGGCTGTGCAGACGGCAGAGGGCTGGAAAGTATGGATGTGGGGTGGACTGGCCTGTGGGATGGGTTGATAATTGCGAATTCGACGCTGTGGGTAGAACTTGTGTCAGGAATGGCGAGAATGTCGGATCGTGGGGCTACGGTGTCGACATGGCGGCGACCGGCACACGGCAGAGCGCGAGGGCGCGGGCCCGCGCGGCGAACCAAGCGGTGATCGCCGCACGGCGGGTGCGCGACGAAGCGAACATGGTCTCACTGACCGACTACTTCACCGCCGCCGAGACGATCGACGCGGCGCGGTTGACGATGGCGCGGGCACTGGCGGAGATTCGCGACCGGGAAGGGACGGTGACCGCCGCCGCCACACTGGTCGGCATCACTCTCGGCGACGCCCGCAAGCTGCTCGCACTACTCGCCATCGACACCGATGACGGCCCGTCCGATGAAGGCGGTCAAACATGACCCATGGCAGCTCGAACAGTGATCCGGATCCGGATCCGGATACCAACACTGACTCAGTAACCTCGGTCCCCGAGCCCGCACGTCCGGCTCGGTGGTCACCTACTGTCCGTCTGCTCAGGACAGCAAGCACGATTTTGCTAGGAGCGTCGGCGACATCGCTCGTCGCATCGGTGATCGTCCAGACGCCATTGACACCGGGGCAGGGAACCGTGCTTGGCGGTCTTGGCGTTCTCGCAGCCGGTGGACTCGCCTACTACGGAACGCACCGCACGCGTGTCAGTAACGAATTCATCGCCGACAAGACCCGCTTGCACGCAGCGGCCGAGCTCGAACACGAACAACGCAAAGCGGAGCGCACCGAAAAGCGAGAACAGGAACGCGCGTTTCGGTCACGGTTCACCGCAAGTGCCGCGCAACTCGCAGACCCGGCACCGACCATCCGCCTGGCGGGCGTGTTCTCCCTGATCTCCCTCGCCGACGACTGGGACGACTTCGGCAACACCGACGAACGTGGAGTGTGCGTCGAGATGCTTCGGTCGTACCTGCTCTCGCCTCAGACACGGCCTGCGCCTGACGACGAGGAGGCCGCGCCATTTCTCGCAGTGCGCAGCCAGATCGCGCGCGGCCTGCATGCGCGAGCAACACGTAATTCGGGATCGAAGGGCTCGTGGCGAAGCCACACTCCTCTATTGAGTGCTGCACAACTGGCATACGTCGACCTCACCAATGCCGACCTCATCCGCGCTAACCTCGCGCACGCCACCCTCATGGGCGCGAAGCTCTCAGACGCGAAGCTTAAAGGTGCCGATCTTAGTTTCGCCGACCTCACGAACGCTGCCTTCACGTTCGCCAAGCTCATGCGCGCCGACCTCTCGTTCGCCAAGCTCACGGGTGCTGATCTTTCGTTCGCCAACTTGGCCGGCGCCGACCTACACGACGCCAAGCTGATGGGCGCCGACCTTGGCTGCGCCGACCTTGCCGGAGCCAAGCTCACCGACGCCGACCTCACCGGTGCTGACCTTTCTTCGGCGACACTCACCGGAGCCGACCTCACCGATGCGGACCTCACCGACGTGGAGTTCGACAACGACACAGTCTGGCCGGATGGAACACATACTCCCCCAAGCAACGATTTGATAGGCGAACCGTGACGGGGCCGGTCTCGCAGCTCGCGCTGTTCGGTGACGCGGTCGGCACCAACACCACCGCGCCCGCACCACCAACGTGGACGTGGCGGCCGCTGAAAGCCCCAATGCCGGAAACGACGATCCGCAGGTTTCGCGCCAAAGTCGTCGTCACACCAGGGTGCCACTACTTCGTCGGGGCGGTGTCGAACCCGGACGGCTATGGGCGGTTCACTTTCACCGACTACGACACACCACGCACCCTGTCCGCGCACCGCGTATCGCTGCTGCTGGTGCACGGCGACCTCGGTGACGGTGTCGTCGGTGAGCACGACTGCGACGAGACATTGTGCGTGCGTGTCGGCGACGGGCACCTCAAGCTCGGCACCCAAGCGTCTAACCTCGCGCACGCCGTCGCGGTCGGCCGGCACTTCGGGCCCGCCCCTGCCGGCGGCGATCCTCGAGGTCGGTACGGACGGGCCGTGGCAATTCGTGATGCACTCACCGGGGGTTACGACGAGCGCCGGTTACATGCTGTGCTCGCGGCCCCCACCGTCGCCTCGACCGAGCCGACGCTGTTCTGACGGACGAACCGGAGAAGGGGAACGTAGCTCCTGTCGACCTCGTGCCTGAAGGCGGATCTGTTCAACGCCCGGCTCGATCGCGCAAACACTTTCCGGCGCACTGTTCC from Rhodococcus sp. NBC_00297 carries:
- a CDS encoding pentapeptide repeat-containing protein gives rise to the protein MIVQTPLTPGQGTVLGGLGVLAAGGLAYYGTHRTRVSNEFIADKTRLHAAAELEHEQRKAERTEKREQERAFRSRFTASAAQLADPAPTIRLAGVFSLISLADDWDDFGNTDERGVCVEMLRSYLLSPQTRPAPDDEEAAPFLAVRSQIARGLHARATRNSGSKGSWRSHTPLLSAAQLAYVDLTNADLIRANLAHATLMGAKLSDAKLKGADLSFADLTNAAFTFAKLMRADLSFAKLTGADLSFANLAGADLHDAKLMGADLGCADLAGAKLTDADLTGADLSSATLTGADLTDADLTDVEFDNDTVWPDGTHTPPSNDLIGEP